The nucleotide window CTCAGTCCCTGTCCAATGAGCGAGGCGATTATACCTGTAAGCACATCTCCTGAGCCAGCAGTAGCCATTCCAGGATTTCCTGTTGTGTTTAGATATGCTTTACCCTGAGGTTCTGCAACAACTGTGGGAACTCCCTTTAAGACAAGCACTACCCCGAAGTCTTTTGCCACCTTTTGGGCAATGTTAATTCGCTGTCTCTCAATATCCTTCACTGAGATGTTTATAAGCCTGCTTAACTCACCGGGATGAGGGGTGAGAACAATCTGAGACCGGGCATTTTTTAGAACATCCAGCAATCTGGCAAGAACTGTTATTCCATCGGCATCAATTACAATTGGACATGGACAGTTTAAAATGAGTTCTTTCAGGAGAAACTCTATGTCCTCATTAACTCCAACTCCGGGACCAAAGGCAACAGAGTTTGCCCTTTCTTTAATAAATTCCATAATTTCAGGTAAAGCCTGTTTTGAAAGAGTATTCGTTGTGCAGGGAAGTGGAAGAAGCATCTCTTCAAGAACTTTACTTTGAAAAACCACTTTAAGTGCTGCAGGAACTGCCATTGTTACAAGTCCTGAACCTGTCCTCAGTGCTGCTTTTGCTGTCATCAATGCTGCACCTGTTTTCCCCGTAGAGCCTGCAACTACAAGAACATGTCCGTATTTTGTTTTATGGGAATAGGCAGGTCTTGGGGGGATAAGAGAGCGGGCAAAAGATTTCTCAATTGTTGAGATTTTTAAATCTTCAGAGTCAGTTAACTCCTCTGGAAATCCTATATCTTCAACGAAGAGTTTACCTGTATATTCCCTGCCAGGATAAATGAGATGACCTATTTTTGGAAGCCCAAAAGTTACTGTCACATCTGCTCTGACAGCAACTCCTAAAATCTCTCCTGTATCTGAAGAGACACCTGAAGGTATATCAACAGCCACAACCTGTTTCTTAAGAGAATTAAGAATTTCAATAAAATTAGCAAGTTCACCTTCAATGGCTCTTTTAAGTCCTGTACCGAATATTGCATCAATAATTAAATCTGCCTTTGATATATCCTCTTTTTCTGGATATCCTTCAATTACAGGAACTCCAAACTTTTTTGCTATGTCAAGCTGGACTTTGCAGTCATTTGAGAGTTTTTCGTCAGAGAAAAGCTTGAAAATTTTTATGTTTTTGACTTTATTTTTAAGTATTCTTGCACAGGCAATACCATCACCACCATTGTTACCAGGTCCAGCAATGGCAATAACATTCTGAGGATTGAATTCAAGCACATATTTTGCAACTGCTAAGGCAGCCCTTTCCATAAGAACCAGTGATGGAATTCCATAGTGTTCAATCGTTAGTCGATCAATTTCTGCCATTTCTTTGGATGTAACCACTTTCATAAAGACATTATAGCATAACTTTTTTCACCCATTACTGTATACATCACTCTATCTCCCATCAAATTGTTCAAACTAAAATAAAAGTGTTATAATTTTTTATGCTTAACACACTGAAAATCTTTGAAGATCTCAAAGAAGAACTTTCAGAGGCAGCAGCAAGAAAAATAGCCTTTTATCTGGGAAAAACCTATGAAGAACTTGCAAATATCGCAACAAAGGAAGAAATAAGAAGTCTTCAAAAAGTAGTTGCTGAACTCGCTGAAGCTCAGAAAAAAGCTGAAGAGAGACTTACTAGACTTGAACAAACTGTTGCAGAGCTCGCTGAGGCTCAGAAAAAAGCTGAAGAAAGACTTACAAGACTTGAACAAACTGTTGCAGAGCTCGCTGAGGCTCAGAAAAAAGCTGAAGAAAGACTTACTAAACTTGAACAAACTGTTGCAGAGCTAGTTGAGGCACAGAAGAAATTTGAAGAGAGACTTACAAGACTTGAACAGACAGTTGCAGAGCTCGCTGAAGCTCAGAAAAAAGCTGAAGAGAGACTTACAAGACTTGAACAAACTGTTGCTGAGCTCGCTGAGGCTCAGAAAAAAGCTGAAGAAAGACTTACTAGACTTGAACAAACTGTCGCAGAGCTCGCTGAGGCTCAGATACGTACAGAGCAAAGACTGAATGAGCTTGCTGAAGCTCAGAAAAAAACTGAGGAAGAACTCAGAAAGCTCATAGGTGAACACAAAAAAACAAGAGAACAACTTGGTGGACTTGCCCACACTGTAGGTTACATTCTTGAAGACAGAGCATACAAAGGACTGCCTGAACTTCTTAAGAGAGACTTTGCAGTTGAGGCAATAGATTTTATCAAAAGAGATTTTATTGAAATCGAACCAAACAGATATGAAGAGATAAATATCTATGGTAAAGGCAGAATTGATGGAAGAGAAATATGGATACTTGGAGAATGCAAAACACAACTTAAGAAGACAGACATAGACAGTTTTCTGAATAAAATCAAAAGAATAGAGAAAATTCTAAAAGGTGAAAAAATATTTGTGACAGTAACTTATCAGGCATCACCGCCTGTGAGAAAGTATGCACAGGAAAAAGGCGTAAGGCTCTACTTCTCCTACGAGATGCCTCTTTAGTTATGATAGGATAGGACAATCCTAACATTTTCTCTCTGTTGCATTCGCTATTACATCCTCATTAAGATATATCTATCGTAAGAGATGACTTATCAAACGCAAACTGCTTTGTCAACTCGTTAGAAAAACTGATATAATCAAATCAATTAACATTTGAAGGGGGTCAGTTATGGTTATCCTTGGAGTAAATGTTGACCATGTTGCTACTGTAAGACAGGCAAGAAGAACTTTTGAACCAGACCCTGTAATGGCAGCTTCTCTGGCCATACTCGGTGGAGCAGATGGAATCACAGTTCACCTGAGAGAAGACCGCAGACACATTCAGGACAGAGATCTGAGAGTTCTCAGAGAAGTTGTTCCCTGTGAGCTTAATCTTGAGATGGCTGCAACTGAAGAGATGATAAATATCGCACTAAACATTAAGCCTGATATGGTTACCCTTGTTCCAGAAAAAAGACAGGAACTTACAACCGAAGGAGGGCTTAATGTTATTGACAATAAACAATCATTGAAAGAAGCAGTAGCAAGAATCAAAGATGGTGGAATTCCTGTAAGCCTCTTTATAAATCCTGATAGAGCGTCAATTGAGTGTTCAAAGGAAATTGGAGCAGACATGGTTGAGATTCACACAGGATACTACTCTGATACAAAAGGGTTGAATCAGCTTAAGGAGCTTGAAAGAATTAAAGATGCTGTTGCATACTCCCTAAGCATCGGACTTAAGACAAATGCAGGTCATGGATTAAACTACTACAATGTCAAACCTATTGCAGCAATAAAAGGATTGAGAGGACTTTACATTGGACACAGTATAATTGCAAGGGCTGTTCTTGTTGGAATTGAAAGGGCAGTAAGGGAGATGAAAAATCTTATTCGTGAGGCTTGCATTAATGCTTAAAGTAAGCGTTGCAAATCTAACTCTTTCAGAGTATTTAGCAGAAATCAGGGACTACATTCAGAGTATATCTGAATATAGATGGATAGTTGCAGAGATAGCAAAAGTGGACTGCGACAAAAATGGAAACTACTGGATTGAGCTTATTGAGAGAAATGACGATGAGATTGTTGCAAAATGTGATGCAGTAGTATGGAGTAGAAATGCTAGCACCATCGCTAACTTTTTTATTAAAACAGGAATACAGTTTAACAGGGGCATAAAAATTCTATTTCTTGGTAAAGCAATTTTTCACGAAAAGTATGGCTTTAAAATAAGTATCTATCAGATTGATCCTTCCTTTACTGTCGGCGAGATGGCTTTAAAGAAGGAAGAAACAATAAGGAGACTCAGGGCAGAGGGACTCATTGATAA belongs to Thermodesulfovibrio aggregans and includes:
- a CDS encoding NAD(P)H-hydrate dehydratase; the encoded protein is MKVVTSKEMAEIDRLTIEHYGIPSLVLMERAALAVAKYVLEFNPQNVIAIAGPGNNGGDGIACARILKNKVKNIKIFKLFSDEKLSNDCKVQLDIAKKFGVPVIEGYPEKEDISKADLIIDAIFGTGLKRAIEGELANFIEILNSLKKQVVAVDIPSGVSSDTGEILGVAVRADVTVTFGLPKIGHLIYPGREYTGKLFVEDIGFPEELTDSEDLKISTIEKSFARSLIPPRPAYSHKTKYGHVLVVAGSTGKTGAALMTAKAALRTGSGLVTMAVPAALKVVFQSKVLEEMLLPLPCTTNTLSKQALPEIMEFIKERANSVAFGPGVGVNEDIEFLLKELILNCPCPIVIDADGITVLARLLDVLKNARSQIVLTPHPGELSRLINISVKDIERQRINIAQKVAKDFGVVLVLKGVPTVVAEPQGKAYLNTTGNPGMATAGSGDVLTGIIASLIGQGLSPFHASLLGCFIHGLSGDIASKKKGYHGLIAGDIIESIPESFIELRQ
- a CDS encoding pyridoxine 5'-phosphate synthase, whose product is MVILGVNVDHVATVRQARRTFEPDPVMAASLAILGGADGITVHLREDRRHIQDRDLRVLREVVPCELNLEMAATEEMINIALNIKPDMVTLVPEKRQELTTEGGLNVIDNKQSLKEAVARIKDGGIPVSLFINPDRASIECSKEIGADMVEIHTGYYSDTKGLNQLKELERIKDAVAYSLSIGLKTNAGHGLNYYNVKPIAAIKGLRGLYIGHSIIARAVLVGIERAVREMKNLIREACINA